In Acaryochloris marina S15, a single genomic region encodes these proteins:
- a CDS encoding glycosyl hydrolase family 28-related protein, translated as MFFQSSSGVTQIWFWGKKFLPHPLRQFLGLLCLSFLLSLACTPAASNRSAPPDNPNVAAPPPTLAATPINRPAIVFPNDAGIINITGFGAIPNDGQDDTAAIQAAISAHPTKNHIFYFPNGTYDISDMLTLAGSQKRNIFQGESEQGTVLRLMDNVPSTYAKAILNFGPAPAQRFRNAIRDMTVNVGRNHPTSIGVQFNASNQGTAQNVTILSEDRKGNIGLDMSYTDEIGPLLIKTVTVNGFDYGIKTRWPTASQTFENITLLNQNICGWRNTNSQKVFARKVRSQNTVSAIINDGEAGFVLLDSTLTGSGAAASEPAISNQKSMYIDRTQTTGYKLAVKSNVNWGRGNGNIPNGKITNYLANGFGKNRKGGPVTLFPSANQMLGLPIKETPDIPWETDLSKWDGPHKHLLGTSGLPDDDLDDTPSIQAAIDSGATTVYLPRGTWTINQSLELRNNVRRLMGTEAKVKMAKNAVIRVGPGKAPSVTIERLEKVETIEHTSQRTLVLNNLLGFHYVPKTPTPGDVFINDCVGSSVIFKNQNVWARQLNLESNTQSQPNITAKVLNDNARVWILGYKTEDEGTTIKTINGGKTELFGAAHVGSGVSNPDNPRFITEDSSFSVAGIYGKGFSIIARETRKGKTQTTDNLKNADAYIAYPQ; from the coding sequence ATGTTTTTTCAGTCATCTTCTGGGGTCACACAAATCTGGTTCTGGGGGAAGAAATTTTTGCCCCATCCACTGCGGCAGTTTTTAGGCTTATTATGCTTGTCTTTCTTGCTGTCCTTAGCCTGCACACCAGCAGCATCTAATCGGTCTGCACCACCGGACAATCCAAATGTCGCAGCCCCCCCTCCGACCCTAGCGGCCACTCCCATCAATCGCCCAGCAATTGTTTTCCCTAACGATGCAGGCATTATTAATATCACCGGCTTTGGGGCTATTCCTAACGATGGCCAAGATGATACCGCTGCCATCCAAGCTGCCATTTCAGCTCATCCGACTAAAAATCATATTTTTTACTTTCCCAACGGAACCTACGACATCAGCGACATGCTGACTTTGGCAGGCAGCCAAAAGCGGAATATTTTTCAAGGGGAGAGTGAGCAAGGGACCGTTCTGCGCCTGATGGACAATGTACCTTCCACCTATGCCAAAGCAATTCTAAATTTTGGCCCAGCCCCAGCCCAGCGCTTTCGGAACGCCATCCGTGACATGACTGTCAATGTCGGTCGCAATCATCCCACAAGTATTGGCGTTCAATTTAATGCCAGCAATCAGGGCACAGCTCAGAATGTGACCATCCTCTCTGAAGACAGAAAAGGAAATATTGGTCTCGACATGAGCTATACGGACGAAATTGGCCCGTTATTGATCAAAACAGTCACCGTTAACGGCTTTGACTATGGCATAAAAACCCGTTGGCCCACCGCTAGCCAAACCTTTGAAAATATTACTTTGCTCAACCAAAACATCTGTGGATGGCGGAACACCAATTCTCAGAAAGTGTTTGCCCGGAAAGTTCGCAGCCAAAATACAGTATCGGCCATTATCAACGATGGAGAAGCAGGCTTTGTTCTGCTGGATTCCACCTTAACCGGATCTGGCGCTGCAGCCTCTGAGCCTGCCATTAGCAATCAGAAATCCATGTATATTGATCGGACCCAGACCACAGGATATAAGCTAGCGGTCAAAAGTAACGTCAATTGGGGCCGTGGCAATGGCAATATTCCTAACGGCAAAATTACAAATTATCTAGCCAATGGCTTTGGTAAAAACAGAAAAGGAGGACCTGTCACTCTTTTTCCCTCTGCCAACCAAATGTTAGGACTTCCGATTAAAGAAACACCAGACATTCCTTGGGAAACCGATCTGAGCAAATGGGATGGTCCCCATAAACATCTTCTCGGCACCAGCGGTCTTCCAGATGATGATTTAGATGACACACCTTCTATTCAGGCAGCCATCGACTCTGGGGCAACGACCGTTTACCTCCCTAGAGGCACATGGACCATCAATCAATCTCTAGAACTTCGAAATAATGTCCGCCGGTTGATGGGCACAGAAGCCAAAGTCAAAATGGCGAAGAATGCGGTGATTCGAGTGGGCCCCGGTAAGGCTCCCAGTGTCACGATTGAGCGACTAGAGAAGGTAGAAACCATTGAACATACCTCTCAGCGCACGTTGGTGCTGAACAATTTACTAGGATTCCACTATGTCCCTAAAACCCCAACACCTGGAGATGTTTTTATTAATGACTGTGTAGGCTCTTCAGTCATCTTTAAAAACCAAAATGTCTGGGCGCGACAGCTCAATCTAGAAAGTAATACCCAATCTCAACCCAACATTACCGCCAAAGTGCTGAATGACAATGCCCGGGTGTGGATTCTGGGCTATAAAACAGAAGATGAGGGCACAACCATCAAAACGATCAACGGTGGCAAAACGGAATTGTTTGGTGCGGCTCATGTAGGGAGTGGTGTCTCGAATCCTGATAATCCCCGGTTCATCACGGAAGACTCATCTTTTTCAGTAGCCGGTATTTACGGTAAAGGCTTCTCCATCATCGCCAGGGAAACCCGCAAGGGGAAAACCCAGACGACTGATAATTTAAAGAATGCCGATGCCTATATTGCCTATCCCCAATAA
- a CDS encoding carotenoid oxygenase family protein yields MTVSASTRNTYLDHNWQGGHQSLKEEYDYAIADIDGEIPADLRGTLFRNGPGLLDVNGTPLQHPFDGDGMICSIQFDQGKAHFRNRFVRTEGYLAEQEAGKILYRGVFGTPKPGGLFANAFDINFKNIANTHIIYWAGKLLALWEADQPYRLDPATLDTLGLEDFSGLLNPGDPFSAHPRILPHADGDRLVNFAVKPGLSSTVKLFEFDPAGEVVHQQQFSIPGFAFIHDFAVTPNYYIFFQNPVILNPIPFLFGFKGAGECISFKPGKPTKIWLVRRGDNTPQQLETDACFVFHHANAYEADGQVIVDSICYDTFPGLESGIDFRNIDFDSVPPGTLWRFQMNPETATVEKTPLIKRSCEFPTLNPANAGHDYRYVYIGATDASTGNAPLQAILKQDVKTGDEQVWSAAPQGFMGEPVFIPKPNATQEDQGWLVALVYDGVQDRSDVVILDAEQVKQGPIARLHLKHHIPYGLHGSFTPTLF; encoded by the coding sequence ATGACCGTTTCTGCCTCCACCCGCAACACCTACCTCGACCATAACTGGCAGGGAGGTCACCAATCTCTCAAAGAGGAATACGACTATGCGATCGCAGACATAGACGGTGAAATTCCTGCCGATTTAAGGGGCACCCTATTTCGCAACGGTCCGGGACTATTGGATGTCAACGGCACCCCACTCCAGCACCCCTTTGATGGAGACGGGATGATTTGTTCAATTCAGTTTGACCAAGGCAAAGCTCATTTCCGCAACCGCTTCGTCCGCACGGAAGGCTATCTGGCGGAACAAGAAGCGGGCAAGATTCTCTATCGTGGCGTCTTTGGCACCCCCAAGCCCGGCGGTCTCTTCGCTAATGCCTTTGATATCAACTTCAAGAATATTGCCAACACTCACATCATCTATTGGGCAGGCAAGCTTCTAGCCCTTTGGGAAGCCGATCAGCCCTATCGTCTCGACCCAGCGACCCTAGATACCTTGGGACTAGAAGATTTTTCCGGTCTCCTCAATCCGGGGGATCCATTTTCTGCTCATCCCCGAATTTTGCCCCATGCCGATGGCGATCGACTCGTTAACTTTGCGGTTAAACCGGGCTTATCTAGTACCGTCAAGCTTTTCGAATTTGACCCAGCCGGTGAGGTGGTTCATCAGCAACAATTTTCCATCCCGGGGTTCGCATTTATCCATGATTTTGCGGTCACTCCCAACTACTACATCTTTTTCCAAAATCCCGTCATCCTGAACCCCATTCCCTTTCTGTTTGGGTTCAAGGGAGCGGGAGAATGTATCTCCTTTAAGCCTGGCAAGCCTACCAAAATCTGGCTGGTGCGACGCGGTGACAACACACCCCAACAGCTAGAAACGGATGCCTGCTTTGTCTTCCATCATGCCAACGCCTATGAGGCAGATGGTCAGGTGATTGTGGACTCCATATGCTACGACACTTTTCCTGGCTTAGAATCGGGGATTGATTTCCGCAATATTGATTTTGACTCGGTTCCTCCCGGTACCCTCTGGCGATTCCAGATGAACCCTGAGACCGCCACCGTCGAGAAAACACCGTTAATCAAACGGAGCTGCGAGTTTCCCACCCTGAACCCAGCTAATGCAGGCCATGACTATCGTTATGTTTATATTGGCGCTACCGATGCCAGCACTGGCAATGCTCCCCTGCAAGCCATTCTCAAACAGGACGTCAAAACGGGAGACGAACAAGTCTGGAGTGCGGCCCCCCAAGGCTTTATGGGTGAACCCGTATTTATCCCCAAACCCAACGCCACTCAAGAAGATCAAGGCTGGTTAGTGGCCCTCGTCTACGATGGTGTTCAGGATCGATCCGATGTGGTGATTCTAGATGCTGAGCAGGTGAAGCAGGGACCCATTGCCCGCTTGCACTTAAAGCACCATATCCCCTACGGTTTACATGGCAGTTTTACGCCAACGCTGTTCTAA
- a CDS encoding IS630 family transposase has translation MTNRKIEYWVIPPEADGEFVAQMEEVLEVYAQSYDPSCPVICMDEQPVQLHKEIKCPIPATAQHPKRVDYEYERAGTANIFMFSEPLAGWRQATVRERRTKIDWASEVAVLMEGRYAQCPQVILTCDNLNTHTKGAFYEVFEPERARRFVQRIHFCYTPKHGSWLNVAENELSAMTRQCIDRRRFGTIETLKDEVQAWPIDVNHSQRGVDWQMNIEDARCKLTSIYPKIKY, from the coding sequence ATGACCAACCGCAAGATTGAGTACTGGGTGATTCCGCCTGAAGCAGATGGAGAGTTCGTTGCTCAGATGGAAGAAGTGCTGGAAGTGTATGCTCAGTCTTATGACCCAAGTTGTCCGGTGATTTGTATGGACGAACAGCCTGTCCAACTCCACAAAGAAATCAAGTGCCCTATTCCAGCCACCGCTCAACACCCTAAGCGGGTTGATTATGAGTACGAGCGTGCAGGTACCGCCAATATCTTCATGTTTAGCGAACCTTTAGCGGGGTGGCGACAAGCAACTGTTCGTGAGCGGCGAACAAAAATCGATTGGGCCAGTGAAGTCGCAGTCTTAATGGAAGGACGCTATGCACAATGCCCACAAGTCATACTCACCTGTGACAATCTCAACACCCATACCAAAGGGGCTTTCTATGAGGTGTTCGAGCCTGAGCGTGCCCGGCGGTTCGTTCAACGCATCCACTTTTGCTACACCCCTAAGCATGGCAGTTGGCTGAACGTGGCCGAAAACGAACTGAGTGCAATGACTCGACAGTGTATTGATAGGAGGCGCTTTGGGACGATTGAAACTCTAAAAGATGAAGTTCAAGCATGGCCGATTGATGTGAACCACTCGCAACGCGGTGTGGATTGGCAAATGAACATTGAAGATGCCAGGTGTAAGCTCACTTCTATCTACCCTAAAATTAAATATTGA
- a CDS encoding NAD-dependent epimerase/dehydratase family protein produces MTREKMRIVMLGCGGFIGSHLLDRLLAENECEIHGWDLADYKIKEHLAHPKFHMHRSTISSPAALQEIEQEIEKSDIVINLAAICNPAEYNTRPLDVIHSNLFDIYPLIELCAKHKRWLMSFSTSEVYGRTVASYLPNNNYEDPNLFELRENETPLIMGPISNQRWTYACAKQMTERLIYAHHMESQLPFTVIRPLNFFGPKMDYIPGRDGEGVPRVLACFMTALLDNKPMYLVDGGEARRTIVSIHDAIDALLLMLKKPHQAQNQVFNIGNRENEVTMAELADLMRQTYARITGDMNYKEHPILTISSQDFYGKGYEDCDRRMPDLSQAQTLLGWTPKIPLTDALFETMDFYHQNYA; encoded by the coding sequence TTGACCAGAGAAAAAATGCGTATAGTTATGTTGGGCTGTGGCGGCTTTATTGGTAGCCACTTGTTGGATCGTTTACTTGCTGAAAATGAATGCGAAATTCACGGCTGGGATTTAGCAGATTACAAAATTAAAGAGCATCTTGCTCATCCCAAATTTCATATGCATCGCAGCACAATTTCATCACCAGCTGCTCTGCAAGAGATTGAACAAGAGATTGAGAAGTCTGACATAGTCATTAATTTGGCTGCTATCTGCAACCCAGCTGAATATAATACTCGTCCGCTGGACGTGATTCACTCCAATTTGTTTGATATCTATCCGCTCATTGAGCTTTGCGCCAAACATAAACGATGGTTGATGAGCTTTTCTACAAGTGAAGTATATGGGCGGACCGTTGCAAGTTATCTTCCCAACAATAACTATGAGGATCCCAATTTATTTGAGCTGCGCGAGAATGAAACCCCACTCATTATGGGCCCCATTTCTAACCAAAGGTGGACCTATGCTTGTGCTAAACAGATGACGGAACGACTTATTTATGCCCATCATATGGAAAGTCAATTACCCTTCACCGTTATCCGTCCCTTAAATTTTTTTGGTCCTAAAATGGACTATATTCCAGGTCGTGATGGGGAAGGTGTACCCAGAGTTCTGGCGTGTTTTATGACGGCCTTGCTAGATAACAAACCCATGTATCTCGTTGATGGGGGAGAAGCTCGACGTACCATTGTTTCGATCCATGATGCCATTGATGCACTGCTACTCATGCTCAAGAAGCCTCATCAAGCTCAAAACCAAGTTTTTAATATTGGTAACCGTGAGAATGAGGTCACTATGGCTGAGTTAGCTGATTTAATGCGCCAAACCTATGCTCGAATCACTGGTGATATGAATTATAAAGAGCACCCTATCCTGACAATCAGCTCTCAAGACTTCTACGGCAAAGGTTACGAAGACTGCGATCGGCGGATGCCTGATTTAAGTCAAGCACAAACTCTCTTAGGCTGGACCCCCAAAATACCTCTGACCGATGCACTCTTTGAAACCATGGACTTCTATCATCAAAATTACGCCTAA
- a CDS encoding glycosyltransferase family A protein, whose protein sequence is MGSTQKFNKNIYIKQTSMQSKPKETQVSMPKPYGYAFTVFTSTYNRANLLHRVYDSLQAQTYKDFEWLIYDDGSTDHTENLVQEWKKKSDFPIHYTWQENRGKAKTMNRAVQAAKGELFLAFDSDDACIPEALERFKYHWDSIVEEAKSDFCGITALCVNQYGKIVGKSFPSDILVSNSIELQSKYFIFGEKWGCQKTDILQQFPFPEIPGERFIEDSIVWNKISLNYKTIFVNEVLRLYYENAPDGTTTFSAKLRAENPKGAQLYYKEYTNLPMPLILKIKGLVNYIRFSLHGGIKPRLIIQESEHTFLSTIFFIVGFLIYKKDLSEIQR, encoded by the coding sequence ATGGGTTCTACCCAAAAATTCAATAAAAACATCTATATCAAACAAACTTCTATGCAGTCTAAACCTAAAGAAACTCAAGTATCCATGCCAAAACCTTATGGCTATGCTTTCACAGTGTTCACATCGACATATAATCGTGCTAATTTACTGCATCGAGTTTATGACAGTCTTCAAGCACAAACATACAAAGACTTCGAATGGTTGATCTATGATGATGGCTCCACAGATCATACTGAGAACCTAGTTCAAGAATGGAAAAAAAAATCAGATTTTCCTATTCACTATACATGGCAAGAAAATAGAGGAAAAGCCAAAACTATGAACCGTGCTGTACAAGCAGCAAAGGGAGAATTATTTTTAGCTTTCGACTCCGATGATGCCTGCATCCCTGAAGCTTTGGAGAGATTCAAATATCATTGGGACTCTATTGTAGAGGAAGCAAAAAGTGACTTCTGTGGTATCACTGCTCTTTGTGTCAATCAATATGGAAAAATTGTAGGCAAGTCATTTCCATCTGACATTTTAGTTTCAAACTCTATTGAACTCCAAAGTAAGTACTTCATTTTTGGCGAAAAATGGGGATGCCAAAAAACAGACATTCTCCAGCAATTTCCTTTCCCAGAAATCCCTGGAGAACGCTTCATAGAAGACTCTATTGTTTGGAATAAAATCAGCCTAAATTATAAAACAATATTTGTAAATGAAGTATTACGCCTCTATTACGAAAATGCTCCAGATGGAACTACCACTTTTTCAGCCAAACTCCGTGCTGAGAATCCTAAAGGGGCTCAACTTTATTATAAAGAATATACTAACCTTCCTATGCCTTTGATATTGAAGATCAAAGGTTTAGTTAACTACATTCGTTTCTCATTGCATGGAGGTATCAAACCTAGATTAATTATTCAAGAGAGTGAGCATACATTTTTATCAACCATATTTTTCATTGTTGGTTTTTTAATCTATAAAAAAGATCTATCCGAGATTCAGAGATAA
- a CDS encoding IS1 family transposase (programmed frameshift) produces MQCPLCGHSKAHKHGKMPNMLQRYRCPECQQTFTERFDTLYYRRQVSPEQVRQVLQAHAEGSSLRGITRTSGLAYNTVVSLVRAASQRSQQLHNGQVQAVETEDVSADEMWSFVKKQKHCLPHELEMGDCWMAITLANTSGVILSCRVGKHTDSLLNELVTSTEGKTDCKDWNSDDWGGYERVLPWEIDHYIGKDRTQRLERTNGIIRQHSGRWHRRQNKFGKVWAQTKVTARLVVSYFNWIWTHSRLKTTAAQRADLASRAWHWDDILTYPTIV; encoded by the exons ATGCAATGCCCACTATGCGGTCATTCCAAAGCACACAAGCATGGCAAGATGCCCAACATGCTTCAACGATACCGTTGTCCTGAGTGCCAGCAGACCTTTACTGAACGCTTTGATACCCTTTACTATCGTCGTCAGGTGAGTCCAGAGCAGGTCCGACAAGTCCTCCAAGCCCATGCAGAAGGGAGTAGTCTTCGAGGTATCACTCGGACCAGTGGCCTAGCTTACAACACTGTAGTCTCTCTAGTAAGAGCTGCTAGCCAACGATCTCAGCAACTCCATAATGGCCAAGTGCAAGCCGTTGAAACGGAGGATGTCAGTGCAGATGAAATGTGGTCCTTTGTG AAAAAGCAAAAACACTGTCTTCCCCATGAGCTAGAGATGGGTGATTGTTGGATGGCGATTACCTTGGCAAACACAAGCGGCGTGATCCTCTCGTGTCGTGTGGGCAAGCACACCGATTCATTATTGAATGAACTGGTGACTAGCACTGAAGGTAAGACCGATTGCAAGGACTGGAATAGCGACGATTGGGGGGGGTACGAAAGAGTGTTGCCTTGGGAGATTGACCATTACATTGGCAAGGACAGAACTCAACGACTCGAACGCACCAATGGCATTATTCGGCAGCACAGTGGTCGATGGCATCGACGCCAGAACAAATTTGGCAAAGTGTGGGCGCAAACCAAAGTCACTGCTCGATTAGTGGTCAGCTATTTCAATTGGATTTGGACACACAGTCGGCTTAAAACAACGGCGGCACAACGTGCTGATCTAGCCTCGCGAGCTTGGCATTGGGATGACATACTCACCTACCCCACAATTGTTTGA
- a CDS encoding glycosyltransferase family 2 protein, whose protein sequence is MTPFSLPSSIASNSDQTGNVTYSFVIPIYNEEDNIAELYRRLQALITTLDGPSELILVDDGSCDRTLALLRQLHQDDPSVRYISLARNFGHQIALTAGLQFAAGQAIIVMDADLQDPPEVVPDLIQQWQQGYQVVYAQRISRQREGLIKRCTAYLFYRFLQQLSNIHIPTDTGDFCLMDRQVVDLLNKMPERNRYIRGLRAWVGFRQTAITLHRPPRFAGDVKYTFRKSLTLALSSIMAFSKVPLRLATYLGLFASALAVFMMFLTLYWRFFNPSSQLIGYTMITMAIFFLGAVQLICLGILGEYVGQIYEEIKGRPLYTVKEFGHVPVVKTSYSQS, encoded by the coding sequence TTGACGCCATTCAGTCTCCCTTCATCAATTGCAAGCAATTCGGATCAAACAGGTAATGTAACGTATTCTTTCGTTATTCCGATTTACAACGAAGAAGACAATATTGCTGAACTGTATCGACGCTTGCAGGCCTTAATCACAACCCTGGATGGTCCTTCAGAACTGATTTTGGTGGATGATGGCAGTTGCGATCGCACCCTCGCTTTACTACGCCAACTGCACCAAGATGATCCGTCCGTTCGTTATATCAGCTTAGCCCGCAACTTCGGCCATCAAATCGCCTTGACTGCCGGTCTACAGTTTGCCGCTGGCCAAGCCATTATCGTCATGGATGCCGACCTCCAAGATCCACCCGAAGTCGTTCCGGATCTGATTCAACAATGGCAGCAAGGCTACCAGGTCGTTTACGCTCAGCGAATCTCACGACAGCGAGAAGGCCTCATCAAACGCTGTACCGCCTACCTGTTTTATCGATTTCTCCAGCAGCTCTCCAATATCCACATTCCCACCGACACCGGTGACTTTTGCCTCATGGATCGGCAAGTCGTGGATTTACTCAATAAAATGCCCGAGCGGAACCGCTATATCCGGGGTCTTCGGGCTTGGGTGGGCTTCCGGCAAACTGCCATTACCCTCCATCGCCCCCCTCGATTTGCTGGAGACGTCAAATATACCTTCCGCAAATCCCTCACCCTGGCCCTCAGCAGCATTATGGCTTTCTCCAAAGTGCCCTTACGCTTAGCCACATACCTGGGGTTATTTGCATCCGCCCTCGCTGTCTTTATGATGTTCTTAACCCTCTACTGGCGATTTTTCAATCCTTCCAGCCAGCTGATTGGCTACACCATGATTACCATGGCGATCTTTTTTCTCGGGGCTGTCCAACTGATTTGTCTCGGCATTTTAGGGGAGTATGTCGGCCAAATTTACGAAGAAATTAAAGGACGCCCCCTCTATACAGTCAAAGAATTCGGCCATGTCCCTGTTGTGAAAACGTCTTACTCTCAGTCATAA
- a CDS encoding helix-turn-helix domain-containing protein, with product MPKKYIVRLSEDEQNHLQAVIKKLKGSSQKVRRAQILLKANADGPNWTDERTSDAYSCRVKTVENIRKRLVERGCEETLNGAQRVRAPRSKLLDGEQEAQVIAMRLGSPPKGYGNWSLRLLARKVVELGIVESVSHETVRQTLKKTG from the coding sequence ATGCCGAAAAAATATATTGTCCGACTGAGTGAAGATGAGCAGAACCATCTGCAAGCCGTCATCAAAAAGCTCAAGGGCAGCAGCCAAAAAGTACGACGTGCTCAAATTCTTTTGAAAGCAAATGCCGACGGGCCAAATTGGACCGATGAACGCACTTCAGATGCTTATTCTTGTCGAGTTAAAACAGTTGAGAACATTCGTAAACGTCTTGTAGAGAGAGGATGTGAGGAAACCCTTAACGGTGCCCAACGTGTCAGAGCACCTCGCAGTAAGTTACTCGATGGTGAGCAGGAAGCTCAAGTCATTGCCATGCGATTAGGCAGCCCTCCTAAAGGCTACGGGAATTGGTCATTGCGCTTGCTGGCACGCAAAGTTGTAGAACTAGGTATCGTAGAATCTGTCAGCCATGAAACGGTTCGTCAGACTCTGAAAAAAACGGGATGA
- a CDS encoding low molecular weight protein-tyrosine-phosphatase, whose product MPQKLLFVCLGNICRSPSAEGIMNHLLQQEQLTHAYQCDSAGTSSYHIGASPDRRMAAAGLRQNIVLTGNSRQVQLEDFADFDIILAMDRQNYRDLMEMNPDEQYASKIHMMCDFCTNFADKEVPDPYYGGASGFDYVIDLLVDACSGLLENLQKTG is encoded by the coding sequence ATGCCCCAAAAGCTATTATTTGTGTGCCTAGGCAATATTTGCCGTTCACCTTCCGCAGAAGGGATTATGAATCACCTGCTGCAACAAGAACAGCTCACCCATGCCTATCAATGTGACTCGGCGGGTACCAGTAGCTATCATATTGGTGCTTCCCCAGACCGGAGAATGGCAGCGGCTGGCTTGCGGCAAAACATTGTGCTGACCGGCAACAGTCGGCAAGTACAGCTCGAAGATTTTGCCGACTTTGACATCATTCTGGCTATGGATCGCCAAAATTATCGCGATTTGATGGAGATGAATCCAGACGAGCAATATGCCAGCAAAATCCACATGATGTGTGATTTTTGTACTAACTTTGCCGATAAAGAAGTACCCGATCCCTATTACGGGGGAGCTTCAGGATTTGATTATGTAATTGATCTACTGGTAGATGCCTGCAGTGGTTTATTAGAGAATCTGCAAAAGACCGGTTAG
- a CDS encoding response regulator transcription factor codes for MPLTVLIVDDEPGIRLAVTDYLEAVGYTVIAAATGKQAWQLVQQYRPHLLVTDIRMPQMDGYELVKLVRQQPAFRLLPVIYLTECFQTQERIRGYKLGCDAFLAKPFNLEELAVVIRSLLDRVQIVQTEIQAVSQATPSRDSVDTAFVNALNLTQREQQVLLLLTEGLSNAQIGEQLHLSPRTVEKYVSKLLQKTETSNRAEIVRFAMEHHLLGAIDDDH; via the coding sequence ATGCCTTTAACCGTGTTGATCGTGGATGATGAACCGGGTATTCGATTAGCGGTCACTGACTATCTGGAAGCAGTGGGATATACCGTAATTGCAGCCGCAACGGGCAAACAAGCGTGGCAGCTAGTCCAACAGTACCGCCCCCATCTGCTAGTGACTGATATTAGAATGCCACAGATGGATGGCTATGAGTTAGTGAAACTGGTGCGGCAACAACCCGCATTTCGATTGCTCCCCGTCATCTATTTAACGGAATGCTTCCAAACTCAAGAGCGGATTCGAGGGTATAAATTGGGCTGTGATGCCTTCTTGGCCAAGCCGTTTAACTTGGAAGAATTGGCAGTCGTGATTCGTAGCCTTTTAGACCGAGTGCAAATTGTACAAACGGAGATCCAGGCGGTTTCTCAGGCTACTCCCAGCCGTGATTCGGTGGATACTGCGTTTGTTAATGCTCTAAATCTGACCCAGCGAGAACAGCAAGTTTTGCTATTGCTGACGGAGGGGCTATCCAATGCCCAAATTGGCGAACAACTCCATCTCAGCCCTCGCACTGTGGAAAAGTATGTCAGTAAACTGCTGCAAAAAACAGAAACGAGTAACCGAGCAGAGATCGTGCGGTTTGCGATGGAACATCATTTGCTAGGAGCCATCGACGACGATCACTAA